TGTTTCCACTTCATGCAGGTCATCCTGCCTTACCTGCCTTAATAAAATAACACCATCTGCAATATACTCGATAACCCCGAATTTTGAATTATATGGATTGGTATTGTTAGTTTCTGAAGTCATGATTACAGTTATCCCGCGTTCCCTGATTTTTTCCGCAAGATTAAAGAGATGTTCGCGTCGCAAAGATTCAGGTTCATACAACATTTCATACAGTGTTATCGGGTCAATAACGAGCCTTTTAACATTAAATGACTTAAAGAGTCTTGGGAGATCATTCTCGACCCAGGCGGCTGCCACTTTGTTATTCATGGTGCTTAAACGTATCAAAACCAATTTTTTATTCGTAATGTAGGGCTTCAGGTCCCAGCCGAAAACTGAAGCTGTCTTGACAATAGTATCCTCGCTTTCCTCAAGTGAAAGGTAAAAGCAGTTCTCACCTTTCAGGAGTCCTGCGTATATGAATTGCAGCGCAAAAGTGGATTTACCTGTACCGGGTGAACCGAGAACTGCAATAATATGCTCTTTCGGGATACCTCCCTTTAGCATTTCATCAAATCCGATTACTCCTGTATTCAGTGGTTCCATTTTCTTCCTTAATAAATATTATAAAAGTATATTATTGATAAAGCGAAAAGTATATGAAATTTTCGTAATAATAATGATTATGAAATGGTTGGTAATTGTGTATTATCAGCTAAGTTTTCAAGGACAATATTTAAGGGTTTTATAGTTCATGTTGGAGTATTAATGAAATTAATTATTGGTCTGATCATCTTTTTGGTTCTGGCTGCCGGGTGCATTTCTCCTGATGTTGAAACTGGCACCCCTTCCCAGTATGAACTTCCCGGCCTGAAAAACACTACTATTTTTTATCTGAATCTCTCTTCGACCGGGGTAATAGATAACGTTGTTAACAAGACATCAGTTGATTACAGGATAGATGATAGCATCCAGACTTTCAGAAATCCTGTAGCGGTAGACTATCGAGGAAATAATGCCAGCTTGAATGTGACAATAAAGACAATTATGGGCAGAAATTATGCCCATTTCAATTTCAGTACCAACTTTACAGGATTTGTAGCATATACCATACCGGGAGGGCAGG
This genomic interval from Candidatus Methanoperedens sp. contains the following:
- a CDS encoding KaiC domain-containing protein; the encoded protein is MEPLNTGVIGFDEMLKGGIPKEHIIAVLGSPGTGKSTFALQFIYAGLLKGENCFYLSLEESEDTIVKTASVFGWDLKPYITNKKLVLIRLSTMNNKVAAAWVENDLPRLFKSFNVKRLVIDPITLYEMLYEPESLRREHLFNLAEKIRERGITVIMTSETNNTNPYNSKFGVIEYIADGVILLRQVRQDDLHEVETVIEVSKMRRIEHSRDIKPYSITKNGIVVHSQAEVFS